One genomic window of Ruminococcus gauvreauii includes the following:
- a CDS encoding SAM-dependent methyltransferase translates to MQEIIGNITLDYEYYPGRDLYSDGKIEDELLSIAMKYREDEYNQVIARKKSWPVMYHFSHIRQNIVEWIPITKEDRVLEIGSGCGAITGALARKAGYVNCVELSKKRSYINAYRNQQYSNIRIDVGNFQDIEQHMQETYDYITLIGVFEYSQGYIGGSTPYIDMLKKIKRHLKPGGKIIMAIENRLGLKYWAGCTEDHAGLCFEGIEGYPNTDGVRTFSRKELERVISRAGGFQAEFYYPYPDYKFPMTIYSDEYLPSVGELNSNICNFDRERLQLFDETKAYDTLLDSELFPVFSNSFLVILTQHEILTERNIRP, encoded by the coding sequence ATGCAGGAGATAATTGGAAACATTACGTTGGATTATGAATACTATCCGGGGAGAGATCTTTACAGTGACGGGAAGATCGAGGATGAACTGTTGAGTATTGCGATGAAATACCGGGAAGACGAGTACAATCAGGTGATTGCCAGAAAGAAGAGCTGGCCGGTGATGTATCACTTCTCCCATATCCGCCAGAATATCGTGGAGTGGATACCGATCACGAAGGAAGACCGTGTGCTGGAAATCGGTTCCGGCTGCGGGGCAATCACGGGGGCTCTCGCCAGAAAGGCCGGATATGTCAACTGTGTAGAGTTGTCTAAGAAGCGCAGTTATATCAATGCCTACCGCAATCAGCAATATTCAAATATCAGAATAGATGTGGGGAATTTCCAGGACATCGAGCAGCATATGCAGGAGACTTACGATTACATCACGCTGATCGGTGTGTTTGAATATTCCCAGGGCTACATAGGCGGCAGTACGCCTTATATTGATATGCTGAAGAAGATTAAGAGGCATCTGAAACCGGGCGGAAAGATCATCATGGCGATCGAAAACCGCCTGGGCCTGAAGTACTGGGCCGGATGCACGGAGGATCACGCAGGCCTGTGCTTTGAGGGGATCGAGGGGTATCCGAACACGGACGGCGTCCGCACATTTTCCAGAAAAGAACTGGAACGCGTGATCAGCCGCGCCGGAGGCTTTCAGGCGGAATTCTATTATCCGTATCCGGACTATAAATTTCCGATGACGATCTACTCCGATGAATATCTTCCGTCTGTGGGAGAGCTGAACAGCAATATCTGTAATTTTGACAGAGAGCGGCTGCAGCTGTTCGATGAGACGAAGGCATACGATACGCTGCTGGACAGCGAATTGTTTCCGGTGTTTTCGAATTCATTTCTGGTGATACTGACGCAGCACGAAATCCTGACGGAAAGGAACATACGTCCATGA
- a CDS encoding glycosyltransferase family 2 protein produces MEKLYWSVDFEEIHCEDGIQYVIGGWASGPDGRMVSHEFLADGKAYPAELEIEERPDVQQAIPDVTKRTDIGFRLTVEDAEALWANHETAALYLSDGQTRVKALEKTTDEIRGLYHDVTITYKIDIVEQTEGLMTIQGWVLGMFHDEQIRLVDESGGEIPHEMMRIIRTDVNKAYGVAKEAENEQCGFQIRIKRKETDCREYHLQFSNCLTMKEYVVDLKKFDYEHSKRGKLKKLLAPARRKENRAYIREHGMRAFISHIQRELEPVYADYQIWMKEHAVSKKELRAQRNHAFAYRPKISVVIPLYNTPSAFLKEMLDSLLEQTYQNVELCLADGSTDRSVGEIIRTQYGQESRVKYQKLEKNLGISENTNAALAMAAGEYIMLADHDDIVAPDALYEIVKVLNDDPKTDIIYTDEDKVSMDGKKYYGPNFKSDFNIDLLRSVNYICHIFVVRRTIADRSGGFDSRFDGAQDYDFILRCVEQTDRIRHIPKALYHWRAHPDSTAGNPQSKQYAVDAGRRALEEHYQRLNIPASVENTDIFGIYRTVMKVQGNPMVSVIILNKDHIDDLETCVTSIVEKTRYPDYEILVIENNSEHQETFDYYEELEARCNRVRVLTWTDSFNYASINNFGARHARGDYLILLNNDIEVIAPGWMEEMLGYCQRRDVGIVGAKLFYPDDTIQHAGVVIGMGGIAGHILCRADGKEYGYNARLVTTQDISAVTAACLMISREDFDSIGGFDERYTVAFNDIDLCLKVREQGKLVVFNPYVTLYHYESKSRGLEDTPEKLERFRTEVEYFQQKWKDILKNGDPYYNVNLTLADGDCSLKRHTELPGR; encoded by the coding sequence ATGGAGAAGCTATACTGGAGTGTTGATTTTGAAGAAATACACTGTGAGGATGGGATACAATACGTGATCGGAGGCTGGGCATCCGGGCCGGACGGGCGGATGGTCAGCCATGAATTTCTGGCTGACGGGAAAGCATATCCTGCCGAGCTGGAGATCGAAGAGCGGCCGGATGTGCAGCAGGCGATCCCGGATGTCACGAAGAGGACGGATATCGGGTTCCGCCTGACGGTGGAGGACGCTGAGGCACTCTGGGCCAACCATGAAACTGCGGCTTTGTACCTCTCGGACGGACAGACGCGGGTGAAGGCACTCGAGAAGACCACGGATGAGATCCGCGGGCTGTATCACGATGTCACGATCACGTACAAAATCGATATCGTAGAACAGACGGAGGGGCTGATGACGATACAGGGGTGGGTTCTCGGAATGTTCCATGACGAGCAGATACGCCTGGTCGATGAGTCGGGAGGAGAAATTCCTCATGAGATGATGCGCATCATCCGCACTGATGTCAACAAGGCGTATGGAGTTGCGAAAGAGGCAGAAAATGAGCAGTGCGGTTTTCAGATCCGCATTAAACGCAAAGAGACGGACTGCCGCGAGTATCATCTTCAGTTCTCTAACTGTCTGACGATGAAAGAGTATGTGGTCGATCTTAAGAAATTTGATTATGAGCACTCAAAACGCGGAAAATTGAAAAAACTGTTGGCGCCCGCCCGCAGAAAAGAAAACCGGGCGTATATCAGAGAACACGGGATGAGGGCCTTTATCAGCCATATTCAAAGGGAGCTGGAACCCGTATATGCGGACTATCAGATCTGGATGAAAGAACATGCCGTCAGCAAAAAGGAGCTGAGGGCACAACGGAATCATGCCTTTGCATACCGTCCGAAGATCAGTGTTGTGATCCCGCTGTACAACACACCTTCTGCATTTTTGAAGGAAATGCTGGATTCGCTGCTGGAACAGACATATCAGAACGTGGAGTTATGCCTGGCCGACGGCAGCACGGACAGAAGTGTCGGGGAGATCATCAGGACGCAGTACGGTCAGGAGAGCCGTGTGAAATATCAGAAACTGGAGAAGAATCTGGGTATCTCTGAGAATACGAACGCGGCACTCGCGATGGCGGCGGGGGAATACATCATGCTTGCGGATCACGATGATATTGTGGCGCCTGACGCGCTGTATGAGATCGTAAAGGTACTGAATGATGATCCGAAGACTGACATAATCTATACGGATGAGGATAAAGTCAGCATGGACGGCAAAAAATATTACGGTCCGAATTTTAAATCTGATTTTAATATTGATCTTTTGAGGAGTGTCAACTACATCTGTCATATTTTCGTGGTCAGGAGGACGATTGCCGACAGGTCCGGGGGATTTGACAGCCGGTTCGACGGGGCACAGGATTATGACTTTATCCTGCGGTGTGTCGAGCAGACGGACAGAATCCGCCATATTCCGAAGGCTCTGTATCACTGGAGGGCGCATCCGGATTCGACTGCCGGAAATCCCCAGAGCAAACAGTATGCTGTGGATGCGGGAAGACGGGCGCTTGAGGAGCATTACCAGCGTTTGAATATTCCTGCATCGGTTGAAAATACGGATATTTTCGGAATTTACCGGACGGTCATGAAGGTGCAGGGCAATCCGATGGTCTCTGTCATCATCCTGAATAAGGATCACATCGATGATCTGGAAACATGTGTGACGTCGATTGTGGAAAAGACGAGGTATCCTGACTATGAGATCCTGGTGATTGAGAATAACAGTGAGCATCAGGAGACATTTGACTACTATGAGGAACTGGAGGCGCGGTGTAACCGCGTGAGAGTACTGACCTGGACGGATTCCTTCAATTATGCAAGTATCAATAATTTTGGCGCACGTCACGCGAGAGGGGATTATCTGATCCTGCTGAACAACGATATTGAGGTGATTGCACCCGGGTGGATGGAAGAGATGCTGGGTTACTGTCAGCGACGCGACGTGGGAATCGTCGGTGCAAAGCTGTTCTATCCGGATGATACGATACAGCATGCAGGCGTCGTGATCGGCATGGGAGGAATCGCCGGTCATATTCTCTGCCGGGCAGACGGCAAAGAATATGGATACAATGCCCGCCTTGTGACGACGCAGGATATCAGCGCCGTTACAGCCGCCTGTCTCATGATCTCAAGGGAGGATTTTGACAGCATCGGAGGATTTGATGAGCGTTATACGGTGGCATTCAATGATATCGATCTGTGTCTGAAGGTGAGAGAGCAGGGGAAATTGGTCGTATTCAATCCCTATGTGACGCTGTATCACTATGAGTCAAAGTCGAGGGGACTTGAGGATACACCGGAAAAACTGGAGCGTTTCCGCACGGAGGTCGAGTATTTCCAGCAAAAGTGGAAAGATATTCTGAAAAACGGCGATCCCTATTATAATGTCAATCTGACACTTGCGGACGGGGACTGCAGTCTGAAAAGGCATACAGAACTTCCCGGAAGATAA